TGGTGTAAATGGTTATATCTCACCGGAAAAAATAAGTTTCATTTTGGATGGCGCAGGTATTCCACGCGTGCGCGAAATAATATCTAACTCCGAAGACGAACTTATCGAAAAAGTTCATGAAATAGGATTTCCCGTGGTTATGAAAGTCGTAGGACCTATACATAAAACTGATGTAGGTGGTGTCGTGCTGAACATCAATAGTGAAAGCACTTTAAGAGAAGAATTCAAGCGCCTGATGCAAATTCCATCCGCAACTTCAGTTCTAGTTCAGCCCATGATAAAAGGTATTGAACTTTTTATGGGAAGTATACACGAAGGTGACTTTGGACATTTGTTGATGTTTGGTCTGGGTGGAATTTTCGTGGAAACACTAAAAGACGTATCCTATGGATTGGCTCCCCTTTCTCAGGAGGAAGCCATGTATATGATTCAGTCCATACGTAGCAACAAAATGCTAGATGGCGTCCGGGGATTTCAACCTATTAACAAAGCTAAATTAGCTGAAATTTTAGTACGACTTAGCTGGCTTGTTAAGTTATTCCCACAAATTAAAGAACTTGATCTAAATCCTATTATTGCTGATGGAGATCAAATTTACGTAGTTGATGCAAGAATTAAAACAACATTATAAAATATTATCACTATGAAAAAAATCCAAGTTATTTTAATGTGCGTTTTCGTTTATGGTGCAATTCATGCTCAAGTGAAAACTTTTTTTGGCAGTGGAATAGATTGGGCAATTTGTATGGCTCGGTTTGAAGACACTCTTTACACCACAATGGAGCCACGTGTAAGCTGGTGGTTTAATTTTTCTGAGTACTATCATGTTCATTTCACTGACTATTTTGGTTTATTTATCGGTGCCGGTATTCGAAATCTTGGCTTTATTGCTAATTATACAGATACTTCTTTTACCAAAAGGAAGTATCGTGTATATGCTTTCAAACTACCTCTAGGTTTTAAAATTGGTAATATTTCAGAAAAAAATGGTTTTTTTGTTTTATTCGGAGGAGACATAAGCATTCCTTTGCATTATAAGGAAAAATGGTTTGCGGGCAAAAACAAAATTGAAAAAATCAGTGAATGGTTTTCCCAGCGAACGGAACTATTCATGCCTTCTGCTTTTATAGGCATAAATTTTCATAAAACTACTCTTCGCCTCCACTATTATCCGATGAATTTTATGAACAAGAATTTTTCTATTACTTCACAAGGGCAAACCACCAAACCCTACCGCTATATGAATAAATCCAATCTGATAAGTATAGAAATTGGACTTTCACTTACCAACTTAAAAAACAAGAAACAAGATAAGTAAGCAAATATGAATAAGAAGGATTTATTGGTTTTAATACTTCTTGTTATTATTTTCACGCCATTTATATTGATAGAACCTGCATACGCCTGGTTTCTTGAGATGAGCAAAAATCATGGAATGCTCATGAGTTTTCTAAAATTTGCTGTTCTTGCTACTGTGGGAGAAGCTATTGGCTATAGAATCCGACGAGGGGAGTATCCTTCATGGAATTTTGGTTATTTGCCTAAACTAATTATTTGGGGAGTATTAGGATGCTTTATTTTCATTGCATTCAAGGTTTTCGGAATAGGTATTCCACTATTTCTTGAATACATGGGACTTAAAGGTGCTACAGCCTCAATGTCACAATCTATTTCATGGATTAAAGTTGTTACAGCTTTTGGAATTAGCTTTTTCATGAATCTCATTTTTGCTCCAGTTCTCATGACAACGCATAAAATTACAGATACACATATCGAAAATCACCAGGGGAAACTGAATTCGCTTTTTAAACCTATACACGTAAGTAGAATTCTTAAAAACTTGGACTGGAACGTCCATTGGGGATTTGTTCTTAAAAAAACCATTCCTTACTTTTGGATTCCTGCCCACACCATAACATTCCTTTTGCCGGAAGAATTCCGTGTGTTATTTGCAGCTATTTTGAGCATGGTTCTTGGCATTTTCCTTGCTTTTGCTGCCCAATTGAGCAAGAAAAAACATTAATTTATTCGCTTTTTACTAACAAATGGCGCATAATTCGTGTCCGTTGCTCAAGATAAACTTTTCTCCCTCCGACGAGTTTTTCAATGTTTTCAGCAAATTGATGATGTCGTATAGTAATAAGCTCCATTGAAGTATTGTATTTAATATAAAAAGGAACAGAAAGCTCTTGCAAAATAAAATCT
This window of the Bacteroidales bacterium genome carries:
- a CDS encoding Mpv17/PMP22 family protein — protein: MNKKDLLVLILLVIIFTPFILIEPAYAWFLEMSKNHGMLMSFLKFAVLATVGEAIGYRIRRGEYPSWNFGYLPKLIIWGVLGCFIFIAFKVFGIGIPLFLEYMGLKGATASMSQSISWIKVVTAFGISFFMNLIFAPVLMTTHKITDTHIENHQGKLNSLFKPIHVSRILKNLDWNVHWGFVLKKTIPYFWIPAHTITFLLPEEFRVLFAAILSMVLGIFLAFAAQLSKKKH